The Opitutales bacterium ASA1 genome window below encodes:
- a CDS encoding Na+:solute symporter: MTPYDHAVIAFYFVFMLAISWVFRRFIRNVSDYFRSGGQVLWWMAGGSAFMVSFSAWTFTGAASRAYGDGWPIMVIYLANALGFLMNAVYFGPRFRQLRVITSMQAVRMRFGRVNEQFFTWLTLPLGTMYAGIWLYGLGVFSSAAFGLDVTTTIVVTGVTVLVISLVGGSWAVIASDFIQVLILMPITIVATVLALSQVGGTAAFVERLSDTHLDFGRLLSDEFLLFWCVAIVIKQFISTNNLSDASRYLCVKDSRHARKAALLAAALFFGGIFIWFTPPMAASIVHPDLGSVFPTLKNPAEGSFFAIAVATFPAGMLGLLVSGIFAATMSSMDSGLNKNAGIFVKNFYQPVLRPGASDRELLLTGKATTITLGIGIILLAQSYSRLQGLSLFQLMLDFGILVALPQTLPLLLGIFIRRTPSWSGWSTVLVGFVVSWTTRNHLTLAWAMETFGLDAGAVNSWEKQNWDQGAAVFANVAICTSWFLFTRFFYSREPEAYRNSIETFSERIEKPVDYAVDETDAPNDDRQSWLIGWLCVPYGAVVMLLALIPNPMAGRIGFLFAGGVVACVGWALVRQARPREPGP; this comes from the coding sequence ATGACTCCCTACGACCACGCCGTCATCGCCTTCTACTTCGTCTTCATGCTGGCGATCAGCTGGGTCTTTCGGCGCTTCATCCGCAACGTCAGCGACTACTTCCGCAGCGGCGGACAGGTGCTGTGGTGGATGGCGGGCGGCTCGGCGTTCATGGTCTCGTTCAGCGCGTGGACGTTCACCGGCGCGGCGAGCAGGGCCTACGGCGACGGGTGGCCGATCATGGTCATCTACCTCGCCAACGCGCTCGGCTTCCTGATGAACGCAGTCTACTTCGGCCCGCGTTTCCGCCAGTTGCGCGTCATCACCTCGATGCAGGCCGTGCGGATGCGCTTCGGGCGGGTCAACGAGCAGTTCTTCACCTGGCTCACGCTGCCGCTCGGCACGATGTACGCCGGCATCTGGCTCTACGGACTCGGCGTGTTTTCCTCGGCCGCGTTCGGGCTCGACGTGACGACCACGATCGTCGTCACCGGCGTGACGGTGCTCGTGATCTCGCTCGTGGGCGGCAGTTGGGCGGTGATCGCGAGCGACTTCATCCAAGTGCTCATCCTCATGCCGATCACGATCGTCGCCACGGTTCTCGCGCTGAGTCAGGTCGGCGGCACGGCGGCCTTCGTCGAACGGCTCTCCGACACGCACCTCGATTTCGGCCGATTGCTGAGCGACGAGTTTCTGCTCTTCTGGTGCGTCGCGATCGTGATCAAGCAGTTCATCTCGACGAACAACCTCAGCGACGCATCGCGCTACCTCTGCGTGAAGGACAGCCGCCACGCCCGCAAAGCCGCGCTGCTCGCCGCCGCTCTCTTCTTCGGTGGCATCTTCATCTGGTTCACTCCGCCGATGGCCGCTTCGATCGTGCATCCGGACCTCGGCTCGGTCTTCCCCACGCTGAAGAATCCGGCCGAGGGATCGTTCTTCGCCATCGCGGTCGCGACGTTTCCCGCCGGCATGCTCGGCCTGCTCGTGAGCGGCATCTTCGCCGCCACGATGTCGTCGATGGATTCGGGATTGAACAAAAACGCCGGCATATTCGTGAAGAATTTCTACCAACCGGTGCTGCGGCCCGGCGCTTCCGATCGCGAGCTGTTGCTCACCGGCAAGGCGACGACGATCACGCTCGGTATCGGCATCATCCTGCTCGCGCAGTCCTACAGCCGACTTCAGGGCCTGTCGCTGTTTCAGCTCATGCTCGACTTCGGCATTCTCGTGGCGCTGCCGCAGACGTTGCCGTTGTTGCTCGGCATCTTCATCCGACGCACGCCGTCGTGGTCGGGTTGGTCGACGGTGCTCGTGGGCTTCGTCGTGAGTTGGACCACGCGCAATCACCTCACGCTCGCGTGGGCGATGGAGACGTTCGGCCTCGACGCCGGCGCGGTGAACTCGTGGGAGAAACAAAACTGGGACCAAGGTGCGGCCGTCTTCGCCAACGTCGCGATCTGCACTTCGTGGTTTCTCTTCACGCGGTTCTTCTACTCCCGCGAACCGGAGGCCTACAGAAACTCGATCGAGACGTTTTCCGAACGCATCGAAAAACCCGTCGACTACGCCGTCGACGAAACCGACGCGCCCAACGACGACCGGCAGTCGTGGCTCATCGGTTGGCTCTGCGTGCCGTACGGTGCGGTGGTGATGCTGCTCGCGCTCATCCCCAACCCCATGGCTGGACGGATCGGTTTCCTCTTCGCCGGTGGCGTCGTCGCGTGCGTCGGTTGGGCGCTCGTGCGGCAGGCGCGCCCGCGCGAACCCGGACCGTGA
- a CDS encoding class I SAM-dependent methyltransferase, which translates to MDLDEYRKLAAVEDRMWYFHALNRRVVHWLRRLLPHGAATVLDAGCGTGGLIKRIREAAPDWRIVGLDFSPTACRLARERTGVDIREGSIVDLPFDANAFDAVVSADVVCQVDDGAGAIREFARVVRPGGAVLVNVPAYRWLWSYHDDTCHTRHRYTRGELVRHFRAAGLEVVYSTYANLFPLPLIAARRKLLRPSRATSDVRLYPAPIEATFRTLAALEWTWKKRGGALPAGSSVFVVGRRTARAG; encoded by the coding sequence ATGGATCTGGACGAGTACCGCAAACTCGCCGCCGTCGAGGATCGGATGTGGTACTTCCATGCCCTCAACCGCCGTGTCGTGCACTGGCTGCGCCGTCTTCTTCCGCACGGTGCCGCCACCGTGCTCGACGCCGGTTGCGGCACCGGTGGGCTGATCAAGCGCATCCGCGAAGCCGCTCCGGATTGGCGCATCGTCGGACTCGACTTCTCGCCGACCGCATGCCGGCTCGCACGCGAACGAACCGGCGTGGACATCCGCGAAGGCTCGATCGTCGATCTCCCATTCGATGCGAACGCGTTCGACGCCGTCGTGTCGGCGGACGTGGTGTGCCAAGTGGACGACGGGGCCGGCGCGATCCGAGAGTTCGCCCGCGTGGTCAGGCCGGGTGGCGCAGTGCTCGTCAACGTGCCCGCCTACCGTTGGCTCTGGTCGTATCACGACGACACCTGCCACACGCGCCATCGTTACACGCGCGGCGAGTTGGTCCGGCATTTCCGCGCGGCCGGTCTCGAGGTGGTCTACTCGACATACGCCAATCTCTTCCCGCTTCCGCTCATCGCGGCGCGACGCAAACTTCTGCGTCCTTCGCGCGCCACGAGCGACGTGCGTCTCTACCCGGCACCGATCGAGGCCACCTTTCGCACACTCGCGGCGCTCGAGTGGACGTGGAAGAAGCGCGGCGGCGCGTTGCCGGCGGGTAGTTCCGTCTTCGTCGTCGGCCGTCGCACCGCACGCGCCGGATAG
- the rpsU gene encoding 30S ribosomal protein S21, whose protein sequence is MPIEIKIRKNEPVDRAIRRLKKKLDREGVIKDVRAKRYYEKPCEERRRKEKVAAFNAMLRARYNS, encoded by the coding sequence ATGCCGATTGAGATCAAGATCCGTAAGAACGAGCCCGTCGACCGCGCCATCCGCCGGCTGAAGAAGAAGCTCGACCGCGAGGGTGTCATCAAGGACGTGCGCGCCAAGCGCTACTACGAGAAGCCCTGCGAAGAGCGCCGCCGGAAGGAAAAGGTCGCAGCGTTCAACGCGATGTTGCGCGCTCGCTACAACAGCTGA
- a CDS encoding class I mannose-6-phosphate isomerase, with translation MHPLAHRGLPLRLPPNRVWRTYPGGATLDRLEGIAAPRDGAFPEDWIGSVTAAVAPGREVPGEGLAHVTIGGESMPLHELFASDPLYFFGSAHLAAFGAQPKILVKLLDSAIRLHVQAHPPRAFARARLGVDAGKTEAYHVLAVRDDVREPYVFLGFQHPPSPDRLREIVRTQDIAALEACFDRYPVKPGDTLLVPAGVPHALGEGVFLIELQEPSDLVVRLEYQRGGYTLPEAARFMGRDIDFALEFMDLRPHPHAELDRTARCLPRDPMHLAPGCRREILIGPEQTPCFRMLRTSLESPVELHDRAFHIAIVTRGRCRVSGEHGTLLLEPFDRLLVPAGLGPLAFDPLTATEIIECHPPLPH, from the coding sequence ATGCATCCGCTCGCCCATCGCGGTCTTCCTCTACGCCTGCCGCCCAATCGCGTCTGGCGCACCTATCCCGGCGGCGCGACGCTCGATCGGCTCGAAGGGATCGCAGCACCGCGCGACGGAGCGTTTCCCGAGGACTGGATCGGCTCGGTCACCGCAGCAGTCGCACCGGGCCGTGAGGTCCCGGGCGAGGGTTTGGCCCACGTCACGATCGGCGGCGAGTCGATGCCGCTGCACGAGCTCTTCGCGAGCGATCCGCTCTACTTCTTCGGCTCGGCTCACCTCGCCGCCTTCGGTGCCCAACCGAAGATCCTCGTCAAGCTCCTCGACTCCGCGATCCGGCTGCACGTGCAGGCGCACCCGCCGCGCGCGTTCGCCCGCGCCCGACTCGGAGTCGACGCCGGAAAAACAGAAGCCTACCACGTGCTGGCCGTGCGCGACGACGTGCGGGAGCCGTACGTGTTCCTCGGCTTTCAACATCCACCGTCGCCCGACCGGCTGCGCGAGATCGTCCGCACGCAGGACATCGCCGCACTCGAGGCCTGCTTCGATCGCTACCCGGTGAAACCCGGCGACACGCTGCTCGTGCCGGCCGGCGTGCCGCACGCGCTCGGCGAAGGCGTGTTCCTGATCGAGCTTCAGGAGCCGTCCGACCTCGTCGTGCGCCTCGAGTATCAACGCGGTGGATACACGCTCCCCGAAGCCGCCCGCTTCATGGGACGCGACATCGACTTCGCGCTCGAGTTCATGGACCTCCGTCCCCACCCGCACGCGGAGCTCGATCGCACTGCGCGCTGCCTGCCGCGCGATCCGATGCATCTCGCGCCCGGCTGCCGCCGCGAGATCTTGATCGGACCGGAGCAGACGCCGTGTTTCCGGATGCTTCGTACCTCGCTCGAGAGCCCGGTCGAGCTGCACGATCGCGCCTTCCACATCGCGATCGTCACCCGTGGCCGTTGTCGTGTATCCGGAGAACACGGCACGCTCCTGCTCGAGCCCTTCGACCGGCTTCTCGTCCCCGCCGGCCTCGGACCTCTCGCTTTCGACCCGCTCACCGCAACCGAGATCATCGAATGC
- a CDS encoding Gfo/Idh/MocA family oxidoreductase, with protein MSPRFPYTRRRFLRSLGTGALASPLLVPRLAAAATATGSTTSPPDRILRHASFGAGGQAWLDIQALCSNPFVKLVAVADVDFAQTAEVRAAFPKVRVYRDWRVLLEREAREIDSVNVSTPDHMHAPMALAAMQLGKHVYCQKPLAHSLHETRVLTEYARGRPLVTQMGIQVHTQRAYRRAVALIRGGAIGRIREVHTWSNKKWGDHGAPPPGGDSIPADFDWELWLGGCAERPFVGEEYYHPGNWRKRLDFGTGTFGDMGCHIFDPVFEALALGAPLSVRSEGPAPDAWNWAVDARIHYVFPGTPYTDGETVPVTWYDGDQRAPEEILTLVIDAQMEARRRNLREDQEDPLGQGSIFIGTKGVMHLPHIGNPRLFPAADFQDFPMPDVVETHHWTDWAEACIGGPGRPLAPFAYSGPLTEAVLLGSVAVRFPHTTLEWDSVGMRFPNHPAADVYVRREYRPGWRIGDL; from the coding sequence GTGTCTCCACGTTTCCCCTACACGCGTCGTCGGTTTCTCCGTTCGCTCGGCACCGGCGCCCTCGCCTCTCCCCTGCTCGTCCCTCGGCTCGCCGCCGCCGCGACCGCTACCGGCTCCACGACCTCGCCACCCGATCGCATCTTGCGGCACGCCAGTTTCGGCGCCGGAGGCCAGGCATGGCTCGACATCCAGGCGCTGTGCAGCAACCCGTTCGTGAAACTCGTGGCCGTGGCCGACGTCGACTTCGCGCAGACCGCCGAGGTGCGGGCGGCGTTTCCGAAGGTTCGCGTCTACCGCGATTGGCGTGTGCTGCTCGAGCGCGAGGCGCGCGAGATCGATTCGGTCAACGTTTCGACGCCCGACCACATGCACGCGCCCATGGCGCTCGCCGCGATGCAGCTCGGCAAGCACGTCTACTGCCAGAAGCCGCTCGCCCACAGCCTGCACGAGACACGCGTACTGACCGAATACGCCCGCGGTCGCCCGCTCGTCACCCAGATGGGCATCCAGGTCCACACGCAACGCGCCTACCGCCGCGCCGTCGCGCTGATCCGCGGCGGCGCGATCGGCCGTATCCGCGAAGTGCATACATGGAGCAACAAGAAGTGGGGCGACCACGGTGCCCCGCCGCCGGGCGGCGACTCGATCCCCGCCGACTTCGACTGGGAACTCTGGCTCGGTGGCTGCGCCGAGCGACCGTTCGTCGGCGAGGAATACTACCACCCCGGCAATTGGCGCAAACGCCTCGACTTCGGTACCGGCACGTTCGGCGACATGGGTTGCCACATCTTCGACCCCGTGTTCGAAGCTCTCGCCCTCGGCGCTCCGCTCTCGGTTCGTTCCGAAGGACCCGCCCCCGACGCGTGGAACTGGGCCGTCGACGCCCGTATCCACTACGTATTCCCAGGGACGCCTTACACCGACGGCGAGACCGTGCCGGTGACTTGGTACGACGGCGACCAGCGCGCCCCGGAGGAAATCCTCACCCTCGTGATCGACGCGCAGATGGAAGCGCGGCGGCGCAACCTCCGCGAAGACCAAGAGGACCCGCTCGGCCAAGGCTCGATCTTCATCGGCACGAAGGGCGTCATGCACCTGCCGCACATCGGCAACCCGCGCCTCTTTCCGGCGGCGGACTTCCAAGACTTTCCGATGCCGGACGTGGTCGAGACGCACCACTGGACCGACTGGGCGGAGGCCTGCATCGGCGGACCGGGGCGGCCGCTGGCACCGTTCGCCTACTCGGGGCCGCTCACGGAAGCCGTGCTCCTCGGCAGCGTGGCGGTGCGTTTCCCGCACACGACGCTCGAGTGGGACTCGGTCGGCATGCGGTTTCCCAACCATCCGGCCGCGGACGTCTACGTGCGCCGCGAGTATCGGCCGGGCTGGCGGATCGGCGATCTTTGA
- a CDS encoding MFS transporter, whose protein sequence is MAHSVSSYRGRLFVLMVLEIAIWGAWQIKIFPYMGMLGFSAGQQGLVGSVFGIASVVGIFFSNQFADRNFSAERFLAFSHLVGGLALIATAYVTDFVPFFALFLVYGLLYVPTLSVANSLAFAHLRDPASEFGLVRTGGTVGWIAVSWPFIFLLGDTSGPEETRWVFIVAGLLSLVLAGYSLTLPHTPPRRDAAGLDRFAWLRTARLLAVPHVFVLFLVILIDAVIHNGYFVVIDGFLTQVGVSARMTMVVSSIGQVAEILAMLVLGVVLKRLGWKWTMIFGVAGHAVRYGVFALFGTPEHQWLIIAIQVLHGVCYAFFFATVYIYVDAVFPKDVRASAQGAANLLILGAGMVLASQIFPRLAAHYSIVGADGAAVVDYGRLFLVPTGMAFAGMLLLALFFRPPTARPEGAA, encoded by the coding sequence ATGGCTCACTCCGTCTCCTCCTACCGAGGTCGTTTGTTCGTCTTGATGGTACTCGAAATCGCGATCTGGGGCGCGTGGCAGATCAAGATCTTCCCGTACATGGGCATGCTCGGATTCTCGGCGGGGCAGCAGGGCCTCGTCGGCAGTGTCTTCGGCATCGCGTCGGTCGTGGGCATCTTCTTCAGCAACCAGTTCGCGGACCGCAATTTCTCGGCCGAACGCTTCCTCGCGTTCAGTCACCTCGTGGGTGGTTTGGCGTTGATCGCGACCGCCTACGTCACCGACTTCGTGCCGTTCTTCGCGCTGTTTCTCGTCTACGGATTGCTCTACGTGCCGACGCTCTCGGTGGCGAACTCCCTCGCGTTTGCCCACCTGCGGGATCCGGCTTCGGAGTTCGGGCTCGTGCGCACGGGCGGCACGGTGGGTTGGATCGCGGTGAGCTGGCCGTTCATTTTCCTGCTCGGCGACACCTCGGGGCCGGAGGAGACGCGTTGGGTCTTCATCGTGGCCGGACTGCTCTCGCTCGTGTTGGCGGGTTACAGCCTGACGCTGCCGCACACACCGCCGCGTCGGGACGCAGCGGGGTTGGATCGATTCGCGTGGTTGCGGACGGCGCGACTGCTGGCGGTGCCGCACGTCTTCGTGCTGTTTCTCGTCATTCTCATCGATGCGGTCATTCACAACGGCTACTTCGTGGTCATCGACGGGTTTCTCACCCAAGTAGGCGTCTCGGCGCGGATGACGATGGTGGTGAGCAGCATCGGGCAGGTGGCGGAGATCCTCGCGATGCTCGTGCTCGGCGTCGTGCTGAAGCGGCTCGGGTGGAAATGGACGATGATCTTCGGCGTAGCGGGCCACGCGGTGCGCTACGGGGTGTTCGCGCTGTTCGGCACGCCGGAGCACCAATGGCTGATCATCGCCATCCAGGTGCTGCACGGAGTGTGTTACGCGTTCTTTTTCGCGACGGTCTACATCTACGTCGACGCGGTGTTTCCGAAGGACGTGCGCGCGAGCGCGCAGGGCGCGGCCAACCTGCTCATCCTCGGAGCCGGCATGGTGCTCGCGAGCCAGATTTTCCCGCGATTGGCGGCGCACTACTCGATCGTCGGTGCGGACGGCGCGGCAGTGGTCGACTACGGGCGTTTGTTTCTCGTGCCGACGGGGATGGCGTTCGCCGGGATGCTGCTGCTGGCGTTGTTCTTCCGGCCGCCGACGGCTCGACCGGAGGGTGCGGCGTGA